TGGTTTATAGATCTTTCCCCACTTTGGCTGCAAGTTAGCCATCctttcctttcatttctgttttttttaaagtagcaaATTACCGATTTAGTAAGATGATGCATTCATAGAGCCAATTTGACCCCTTTTGATGTGAGAAACTCACGTTTTGTCGCTTTATTTTCAGTAACTGTTTTCTTTTGCCTCTTAAATGTAGTAATCACATGCTTTGTGTTCTTGTTGCTGTCAGAAAACGTGCAAGTTAAGTACAAGTCTAAAGTGGTGGAGTATACATGGCCAATGCCTCATCACGCAGCAGAGTCCATCCCGTGGGTGAAGGTCACTTTGGCTAGTGGAGAAACTCTTCAGACAAAGCTGCTGGTAGATTAAATTGAATCATACAAACAATTGTTCTCCTCCTGTCCTATCCACCTCTTAGTTTTCactcttcttctgttttgcagaTTGGTGCCGACGGCCCGAACTCAATGGTGAGGCAGAAACTGGGGATACCCACAGTCAAGTGGAATTACGACCAGTCTGCTGTGGTTGCCGTGCTGCATCTGTCAGAGGTATTTCATCTTAAACTCTTGTGtgtattaaaatgttatatGACAGCCAGAGATAAAGTGTAAATACATGGtttccaaagtaaaaaaaaaaggtggaaatgtgtgatatgtatttatattcaaCCACCTTTATTGTGATTCTCTTGAAGAAACATCAAACGCTGTCAAGAGGTCATGTAATTAGTAAATTTAATCCACCTGTGGGTAATTTAttatccagctgttctgtgaggctcgttgagttttttttagagaacattagtgaacaagcaGCGTCATGAAAACCAAGGATCATAACAGAGAGGTCAGGGAAGAAGATGTTTAAGTCAGGATTAGGCTATAACACAATATCCTAAGCTATGAACATCGCACAGAGCGCTGTTCAGTCAATCTTATGAAAATTGAAGGAGTATGTTACAACAGCAAAGCTACCAAGACCTGAACTGACAAGCAATGCGAGCATTAAGCAGAGAAGCAGCCATCGTTCCACAGCTACGGTTGGAGATGCAAAGATTTAGAAGAAGGtcctttggtcagatgagaataAAATTGTAGGTTTGTGGCCTATGTTTAAAATCTTGCATGTGGGGAAAACTGCACAacccttaaaggagcaataagcgacgTTTCACCACTAGGGGGGCTGTTGAGCACCGTCTGTAGACCAACACAAGATGTGAGACAAGCCACGCATCTCTCTACCACCATAATCTAAGCACCACTAGTTAGTTATCCGTTTCAATTTTACAGTTTCTGTCAAAAAAAGAGAATGTCCTGAATGTACACTAGGATCACGGTGGGCacggctttgtaaacaagacaccagagaacaacacagagagatgatgTGTGCCGTCATACAATATTCCATCTAAAacatacctttagttcttcacaaaactattttttttagtaattttagCAATTTTTTATTGCACCGTTTTATATAGCCGGAGCAACAGTGGGATAAATATGGTATCAAATgatagaatggcctagtcaaagtccgcgCCTAAACCtatttgagaatctgtggtaacACTTGAAAATTGCTCTGACTTACAAAAAAGAGTGGGCAGGAAATTAGATCTATAGATGTGCAAAGATGGTAGAGATGTAGTCCAAAAGACTCAAATCCACACCacatttaagattttaatttgttaaaaaaaaataaagcatcaaaaagataaaaaataaatacatggcaGCAAAATATATACTTTGCTTTATGTGTTGCAGCCGACAGAGAACAATGTTGCATGGCAGAGATTTCTCCCAACTGGACCCATTGCGATGTTACCGGTAATTGTCCTTACTTTTTTACAGCAGTGGTTATTTATCGCGGCGTATTCAGGTGTTGCAGACGTATTTCATGATTTCCCTCTGCGTGCGTCTATAGCTTTCTGACACAGAGAGCTCCCTGGTGTGGTCGACCGGCCATCGCCTTgcagaggagctgctggagctgGACGAGGAGAGCTTCGTCGACGCCGTCAACTCGGCCTTTGTGAGTCTCGCTCGGCTTCTATTTACAGTCAGCATTCAGGTCTGTCGGTGAGACGTtgcaacatttctgtattttgtgtGCAGGGATTCTCCAAACATCCCGCATGTTGACCTGTTTATTTGGGTGACTCACACAAACATCTCGGTTGGAGTTTGggccaaataaaaaataataataattttcctGCAGGAATGATATAcctatgtttgttttgttttttttctatgtttggaGAACCTCCGTTTTCCCAAGCTGGCTATTTTTACTCGGCCTGCTGATGGATGGGGTCACCACGGCTGAGTCACATTTGGTTTCAGGCCTGGTTTGCTAATTAAACCTGCGGTCTTCCAGTGTCGACCATTACTgcatggaatgtttttcaaatcgAGCTAATTCAACTGCATTGCCTGGCCGGCATCCTGTTTTAATTAGCCCAGCTCCCGAGCCCCTGCCAGACCAGTTAGTTAGGAAGGAGGGGAGCGCTTTTGGCCGGCCCGAAGTCCTGCATTACTCCCTGTGTCAGCGAGGTTCTCTGTCCACTCATGGGaataatgtctgttttttctgtcTCCTGCAAACTTTTCTCTCTCCTTGTGAACACCTCCGTGACAGTGGAGCAATGAGAACCAGTCGGACCTGATCGAGACAGCCGGCGCGCTGTTCCGAGGCGCCCTGTCGGCCATCATGCCGTCCGCAGGTTCGCCGCGGCAGCTTCCGCCGAGCGTGGCAGGGATCGGCCCCAAGAGCAGGGTCATGTTCCCGCTGGGAATAGGTCACGCGTCGGAGTACATCAGGCACAGAGTGGCGCTCATCGGGTAAGATGGGAACAGTCTGCACATCACGGCTGCCGGCCcggcttttttaaagtttgctcCCGTTTTTAGCTCCTTTTCCTGCAAGAGAGCAATAAATATTGACTGTCCGTGGCACAGCATAACATCTACGTGGGCATGTTTGCGTTTTTTCAGAGATGCAGCACATCGTGTCCATCCGCTGGCAGGTCAGGGAGCCAATCTGGGTTTCGGGGATGTGGCTTGCCTCACGCAGCTCCTGAGCCAGGCAGCTTTTAATGGGAAGGACCTGGGTCAGTGAGAACTCCAAACAGACAACAAGTGGTTTGCTCTGAGCTGGTTTCCATGCCCGCAGCTCCAACACACTGCGTTGCTCTAATCTTTAAAAAGCAGCATGTTTTCCAGCAATCACATTGTGCAGAGGAACTTTAGttgactttttatttgaaaatgtttactGCCTGTAATAGAATTTACTGGAATGATATGAAAATTTTGAGTGAAACCTTAAGAAAACTGCAAagacagtgccttgcaaaagtatttacacctcttgaacctttttacattttatcctgTTACCACTGCAAACGTCAATTTGTTGGCTTGGGAATTTATGagctagaccaacacaaagggaGGCATAACTCTGAAGGGAAAGGAGACATGGTTCTCAAGATTTATTgcagataaaaatctgaaatactcTTTTACCCCTGAATTAAATCCAGGGCTTTGAattaccttcagaagtcacctaattagtaaataaagcctaaCTTACTCTCAATATGAATCAAGctgttctggcctcagagggttttttagagaacattagtcaacaaacagcattataaagacCAAGCACCATAACAGACATGTCAGAAAGGGGTAGATTATAAAACATTATCACAAGCTTTGGGCATAGCAGTGTTAAATCCATCATCATGAGAGATGAAATGGAAAGGTCCGCATTCAGGTGGGAGTATTTGGTGTCAGGGCGGCCATTATTCTtgcaaatctggcttttattaGAGAGTGGCGAATAGAAATAAAGAAGGAAAGGAGCTGACAGAAAGCCACAAGAGGTTCCCCCCACCTACATGTACATGTAGGGGGAAACTAACACTGCATTTGGCCTTTAACACACCTTCCCTGCAGTGAAACATGACTGTGGCAGCACCAGTCTCTGGGGAATCTTCAATAGAGACAAGGAAGCTGCTCAGATATGATGAAAAGTTGGATGGGACTCAAAATACGTATGTTAGACCATAAAATGTTGTTGCTTGCTGAAGTCTGATGACTGGTATGaactttttttcaattcaattcaattttatttatatagcgccaaatcatgaaacatgtcatctcaaggcactttacaaagtcaaattcaatcagattatacagattgggtcagattatacagattggtcaaaaatttcctatataaggaaaccagttgattgcatcaaagtcccgacaagcagcattcactcctggggaagcgtagagccacaggaagagtcatctgcattgtacatggctttgctgcaatccctcatactgagcaagcatgaagcgacagtgggaagaaaaaccacccattagcgggaaggaaaaacctcctgcagaaccgggctcagtatgaacggtcatctgcctcaaccgactggggttacagaagacagaacagagacacaacaagagaaacaaaaaagcacagaagcacacattgatctagtaatctgttctacattagatggtagtagcgggtgagccgtcttctctggatgatgtcacagttaacagaacgccagaccaggtgtacctactatgaagagaaaagagagagaacagaaagttaaagcagaaatgacaacacataatgcataattgaagaacagtagaactcaatagagtgagaaaattagatcctgatatactccagtaacctaagcctatagcagtaaaactataaaggtagctgagagtaacatgagtcactagttataatttttgtcaaaaaggaaagttttaacattagtcttaaaaatagatagggtgtctgcctcacggaccaaaactgggagttggttccacaggagaggagcctgatagctaaaggatctgcctcccattctacttttagagactctaggaaccaccagcagacctgcagtctgagagcgaagtgctctgttaggaacatatggggtaatcagagctctgatatatgatggagcttgattattaagggctttatacgttagaagaagaattttaaattctattcttgatttaacaggaagccaatgaagggaagctaaaattggagaaatatgatccctcttgttgattttcatcagaactcttgctgcagcattttggatcagctgaaggctttgaactgcattttgtggacttcctgacagtaaagaattacaatagtccagccttgaagtaacaaatgcatggaccagttttacagcatcactcctggacagaatgtttctaattctggcgatattccggaggtgaaaaaaagaaactctggaaacctgtttaatatgggatttaaatgacatgtcttggtcaaaaataacaccaagattttttactttattaccagaggccaggttaatgccacccagattaagtgattggttaagaagtttattttttgaggactctggcccaaagattacaacttcggtcttgtcagaatttagatgcaggaaatttaaagtcatccagcttttgatgtcatcaagacatgactgcagtcgaagtaattgattggattcatcaggatttatggataaatatagctgagtgtcatcagcataacagtggaaattaatcccatgctgtctgataattttgccaatcggaagcatatatatagtaaatagaattggtccaaggactgaaccctgtggtactctacaggtgaccctagagtttgaggaagatttattattaacatgaacaaattggaatctgtctgacagataagatttaaaccagcctaatgcttttcccttaatccctacagtatgctcaagtctttgtaggagaatattgtgaccaactgtatcaaatgcagcactgagatctaacaggacaagtatagacacaagtccattatctgaggccatgagaatatcattagtgaccttcaccagagctgtttcagtgctatgatgagctctgaagcctgactgaaactcctcaagtaggtcattactttgtaaatgttcacaaagttgattagcaactactttctcaagaattttagataagaaaagaagattagatataggtctgtaatttactaactcatcttgattaagagaaggtttcttaagtaaaggtttaataacagctactttcaaaacctgtggtacatatccatttactaaggatagattaatcatgtctaaaatagtgccactgatcaaagggaatatgtccttaaacaacttggttgggattgggtctaacatacaggtagaaggtttagatgaagctaaaattttagatagctcagaaagctctactgcttctaaacagttcaaacactgcgcagattctaaagattcctccaatgctgcctcacttactgaggacgaggtaatcatgtttgggaggatgccaattattttatttttaatggcatcaattttatttatgaagaatcccataaaatcattactactaagagcttgTGATTTATGTTATGTCTATGTTATTATGCTTATGGCTTCTGTGTGGAATCGTTTTCTCTGCTTTGCCCCTCTGAAGGCCATCTGCCAGAGCTGGTTTCTGCAGCtgtaagagaaaaagagaagtcCGTTCTCACAGCAACGTGCTGAGAAGCTGCTTCTCACTGTCTGCCTCATAAATAGTTTTGCACTTCTCTTGTCCTTGTCCTAAATGTGAAGGTCAGAGATTACACTCTGGCACGGATTCTCTGTTACACTCTTTGGTATCATCTTGTACACAATaccttattttaaaaaatcctgACTGATTGTCACCTTAGCTGTGCTTGTATAATCTTGTTTTTATCCAAACtgttctggaagaaaacttgttTGCAGCTGCAATTATCTTGAGAATAGGGGagatgttcaccttccagtgGCCCTAATAcgcaaccagagctacaatggaacggtttagatcaaggcatattcatgttttagatTGATCTGGTCAAAACCTGCACTTCTAAGGCAATTAAAACTCTGTGCAAGACTTTAAATTTTATGtccacagatgctctccatctagTCTGAATgatcttgagctattttgcaaagcaaaaataatcgaCATTTTACTTTTGCAActgtgcactactttgtgttgggaTGTCATATAAAATcaccataaaatacatttgaagATTATGATTGCAATGTGATCAAATGTAAAGGAGTTCTAGGAGGTATGAATGCTTTTTCAAGTCACTGTGATGGCAAAGGGACAAAATGACCCGCACTCAACTTTTATATAGCAAACAATCATAATTTTGTTCTAAAAATCAGCTTCCACCTCACTGACAGATATAGGAACAGGATTTATTCAACAAAGAGttttaactgtaatattttGTCCACACAGGAGCGATACAGCACTTGTTAGAGTATGAGACGGAACGTCAGCGACACAATTTGCCCATGATGACCGCCATTGACCTCATGAAGCGTCTTTACTCCACCAACGCAGCTCCTGCGGTTCTCCTACGCACCTTCGGCCTGCAGGCCACCAACATGCTCCCGACTCTAAAAGTAAGCCAGTGAGCGGACCTGCTCCTCGCTCAAAGAACATCAACCACCTGTCAAACCGAAAGCCCCGCCCACACCCTGACCCCACCCTCCGCCCTCTTTTCTGATTACATGGAGCTTTACTGTAGCGGTGTCTATAATTTTAAGGGCTCTGAACCTACTACTATGGCATCTAAGTTTAGCCCCAAATTTAGTGTTACCAAAAGTGTGTGGGTGGGGTGCACGGCTGGCCCCGGGGCAGCGGACAGTGCTGTTGGCTTGCGTTTTCACACTCCTTTTTATTACTGACCGCTCATGTTATTTCCTACTAAGTGATTCAGACCGACACAACTGTAACTGCTCAGGAAGGCGTTTCTCTATGGAGCCACTGAGTTAAAAGGGACATTTTTTTCCGTATTAAACGCTGCGAGTTCACAAGTTTGCAGGTTTTGTTAAGGCAATGCCCCTCTCTTCTGACACGCTTCGCTAAAGCGTGCCGTTTTTATAATTCTCCCTCTTTTACTTTTCAGGAGCAGATCATGGCATATGCAAGCAAGTGATGCACCTGCAGGGAAGTTATCGTCAGTGGATCATCGCTGAACTTTAAGCTTTAAAAGCTGTAAAGATTGTCAAtctaaacatgaaataaaaatctcattatttatgtcttttttgtgtgtgttatgtTTAAGAAAATTAATCAAACTGCAGGTGAATCTCAgtaaattatagttttattaaAAGTTACTGAAAAGCctactgaaaagtgtggccatGTACTGCACAGTATATGTGctcaaaaacggatctaaaaataagtaaaatgttcttaaagttagtgtatttgtccttgatttgagcaggtgaataacattatttgccaatggaatgagtattttgacccctaatataagataattagacatcctgcacttgaaataagatgatggagataagttgttcctattttaaaaatcttattccattggcaaatcatcttatttacctgctcaaatcaaggagaaatacattcattttaagaaaatttttacttattttaagttccgtttttgcagtgatacctggtcagggctccttttgcatgaattactgcctTAATGTGGTGTGGCATGCATGCTGCTGTAAGTCCAGCGtgctttaaagcagcatttagcATGTCTGCCCTGTTGGGTCTGACGCCAGCGGGATGAGTTGGCTCCTCAAATCACTTCTATGGAAACTTAACGCTGGACCTAAAgcttggattctgtgcctctccaatATGCCTCCAGACTCTGGAACTATCATCATTTCCAAATGAATCGCAAATTTTACTTTCATCTCAATATTGGACTTTAAACCACTGAAGAAGTTTTGGTCCCTTAGccctctgtgtgtggtggctcttgAAGCACTAACTCAAGTCTACGCCTTGAGAATCTCTTGAATAGCCTTACCTCTGAAAGATGTCACCAGCCCTGTTGCTTTCCtctaccacagtttttccttccactcaactttccattaaagtGATCACCTGCTAGCACTCGGTGCATCTTTAACCATGATCTTTAGTGCCTCACCCTCCATGCGGAGGTTTTCGGTAACTGTCTCCTAAAAAAcctaatatttcagttttaaaaatccTTGTTTGGGTCTTATGGTGTATTActatatgaaataaattaatcttaggTTTTCATTGGCTCTAtgctgtaaaatattaaaactaacTAACTGATTAAAATGCTTCCCTTTGTAATGAATCTCCCTGTTATAtatgtttctctttttgcaCTGAATCGTTTCATTTTcgacaatattctaatttcttaaCACATGCCACAATGACACAAAgcacattttcatgttttattaaaacacaCCTGTTTGCTTACTGTcacaacatttattaaaaactatttacacATAATCAGGCATCAGACTTTTCATACTGACAAATATTTCTTGGCAATTGTGCGGCATGACATTTTATGATGTAAATGcatattattgaaaaaaaaacagtttcactAAGTTTACATTGTGTATGTACAGCAGTAGTAACTGAGTATGGTGGataatgaaaaaacattgtATGAAGGCATTTGAGAGCAGTAACACAAAGAGTTATTGAGTaagtataattaaaaataacaaagttccaactatttaaatatttgtacaattcacaaacagcagagaaagaatagtttccaaacattttttttttttgagtctaTGTGTTAATAAATTGTGGCAGATGATGCTGCTGGATCCTCGATGAGTGGTTTCTTAACTCACAATAAAATATGGTCAAAAACTCCTCTTCATTCCAGATCATAATAGAATAGACTATACCGTTTCACTAAATGTTAAAGCCATTTCATTACAGCATCCTgtctatttagaaaaaaaaaactaatgataAATATATACAACCCTGTagagaaaatcaaaacaaatattcATGTCTCGGCTGCAATAACAGCAGTTAAAGTGTTTTGTGCtatgttgaggaaaaaaaagaagctgtttgGTAGTTGTCTGCTCTGTTTCCGATGATGTCTTACTTGTCTAATGGTAAGAGCAAATTAACTAGgaccctgtaaaaaaaaaaaaaaaaaaacatttacagcaagaattaaaaagagagaagagaTTTACAAGCATTTAGTAAGACAATTGTGGTTACGGCTCCAGCAACTAGTGTCTAAATTTATTCCACTGTTCTGCACGGCGCACACCAGGACCACAGTAAGCACCAAAATACCGCGGCTCCCATCACTGCCTCCAAAGTTCCCCTCTGTACCCTTTACAGGTTGGCCAGAAAGACATTTCAGGTCCGCACCCCCCTTAAGAAAACATGTAAacgtttgacaaaaaaataagtgaacCCATCGACAATGAGCTCGACATACAGTAGAAAAAGCTGGCCTTATAAAAATATagtgatttcttcttcttcttttttttttttaaaaaaaaacagttctttTAGTGTTTGTAGGGTGTTTGAGGCTTGGTGAAGAAACAAGGAGAGGGGGGTGGTCAGAGGGAAGGAAGCCCCACAGTGACAGACTGTCCCTTTCAGTGCCAGCGGCAGCGACTGCAGCTAGTCTTGGTGGATGTTGAAGTTCCTGAAGAAGTCAAAGGTGGCCCCCAGAGCCCAGCTGGTCTCCACGTTGTTCACCTTCTTggccagctgaggggaaaagaaAAGGGGAGACGCCTCTCATCAGAGCAAATATGGACACTTTTCTCAACGTTTGAAAACCAGCGACATCATGGCTCCTTGCGTTTGGGAACTTGGGCCACTTACATGCAACACAGTGCTGTCCTTGAAGCCGAAGCCCTCCTTTAGCAGACAAGTGATGTAAGTCATGTCCATGCAGAGGAAGGGGCTGATGGCACGGTATTTGGTCATTTTGTTGCAcactgcaaataaaaataaataaaaaaaagcaacattttacatAATATCAATacattatttagatttaaatccATAAAGAGGTGAATGTGTAATattctgggttctgttctggtttatgtttaacttattttgccctccttccttaggttctctg
This Fundulus heteroclitus isolate FHET01 chromosome 19, MU-UCD_Fhet_4.1, whole genome shotgun sequence DNA region includes the following protein-coding sequences:
- the coq6 gene encoding ubiquinone biosynthesis monooxygenase COQ6, mitochondrial gives rise to the protein MHKLTKVPLTLNGLGRCFITEKHLSAVNIIRRGLVCSENGRDSPKTEVYDVIISGGGMVGSAMACSLGMDPNLAEKKILLLEAGHKKIMDRAPDTYSTRVSSISPGSATLLSGIGAWEHVTRMRCKPYKRMQVWDACSDALITFDKEDLLDEMAYIVENDIVVAAITRQLDSLPENVQVKYKSKVVEYTWPMPHHAAESIPWVKVTLASGETLQTKLLIGADGPNSMVRQKLGIPTVKWNYDQSAVVAVLHLSEPTENNVAWQRFLPTGPIAMLPLSDTESSLVWSTGHRLAEELLELDEESFVDAVNSAFWSNENQSDLIETAGALFRGALSAIMPSAGSPRQLPPSVAGIGPKSRVMFPLGIGHASEYIRHRVALIGDAAHRVHPLAGQGANLGFGDVACLTQLLSQAAFNGKDLGAIQHLLEYETERQRHNLPMMTAIDLMKRLYSTNAAPAVLLRTFGLQATNMLPTLKEQIMAYASK